The following proteins are encoded in a genomic region of Cryptomeria japonica chromosome 11, Sugi_1.0, whole genome shotgun sequence:
- the LOC131077734 gene encoding nod factor hydrolase protein 1 isoform X1, translated as MKNSQYMRIVFLALCLFYCSAEAASCGASSNVKAAYWPSYTVSFMPPASINAALYSHILYAFADMNEQTFQVEEQDLMGEFTTTVQQKNPCVKTLISIGGGGSNSTAFALMATNPIRRAVFIKSAIALARRHAFHGLDLDWEFPSNTTEMENLGKLFSEWRHAINLESRSSGRPPLLLSAAVYYAHSFVVYGEHRSYPSASIAQNLDWVNVMCFDYHGSWDTSATGAHAALYDSSSNISTSYGISSWVESGIPPEKVVMGMPLYGKSWVLKSQNQTGIGAPAVAAGPKQNLSDESGIMFYSEITDFIRDTHATEVFDTESVSTYCYVGELWVGYDNQDSVAAKVKFAKQKGLLGYFFWAISQDSNWMLSTTASLSWNN; from the exons ATGAAGAACTCACAGTACATGCGAATTGTATTTTTGGCACTATGTTTATTCTACTGTTCAGCAGAGGCAGCAAGTTGTGGCGCTTCATCAAATGTTAAGGCTGCGTATTGGCCGTCTTACACGGTCTCATTCATGCCGCCCGCCTCCATCAACGCAGCGCTCTACTCTCACATCCTTTACGCCTTTGCAGACATGAACGAACAGACATTCCAGGTGGAGGAGCAGGACCTGATGGGTGAATTCACCACAACAGTGCAACAGAAGAACCCATGCGTAAAGACGCTCATCTCCATCGGAGGCGGGGGATCCAACTCCACTGCCTTTGCTCTCATGGCAACCAATCCCATCCGGCGTGCAGTCTTCATAAAATCAGCCATCGCCCTCGCCAGACGCCACGCCTTTCACGGTCTCGACCTCGATTGGGAGTTTCCCAGCAACACTACGGAAATGGAGAATTTGGGCAAATTGTTCTCCGAGTGGAGACACGCCATAAATTTAGAGAGCAGATCGTCGGGCCGCCCTCCGCTTCTCCTGAGCGCAGCAGTGTATTATGCGCACAGCTTTGTCGTATACGGCGAGCACAGAAGCTACCCGTCGGCCTCCATTGCCCAAAACCTCGACTGGGTAAACGTGATGTGCTTCGACTATCACGGCTCATGGGACACTTCCGCCACGGGAGCCCACGCAGCGCTGTATGACAGCAGCTCCAACATTTCCACCAGTTATGGGATTTCATCTTGGGTCGAGTCCGGAATACCGCCCGAGAAAGTTGTAATGGGGATGCCGCTTTACGGGAAATCGTGGGTGCTCAAGTCGCAAAACCAGACGGGCATAGGAGCTCCCGCTGTAGCGGCTGGTCCCAAGCAAAATCTCAGCGACGAAAGCGGTATTATGTTTTACTCGGAGATCACAGACTTCATACGGGACACCCATGCGACCGAGGTGTTCGATACGGAAAGTGTCTCAACTTACTGCTACGTTGGAGAGTTATGGGTGGGTTATGATAACCAGGACTCCGTGGCTGCCAAGGTTAAATTCGCTAAGCAGAAGGGCCTTTTGGGATACTTTTTCTGGGCCATTAGCCAAGACAGTAACTGGATGTTGTCCACCACAG CGTCTCTGTCGTGGAACAATTGA
- the LOC131077734 gene encoding nod factor hydrolase protein 1 isoform X2 encodes MKNSQYMRIVFLALCLFYCSAEAAYWPSYTVSFMPPASINAALYSHILYAFADMNEQTFQVEEQDLMGEFTTTVQQKNPCVKTLISIGGGGSNSTAFALMATNPIRRAVFIKSAIALARRHAFHGLDLDWEFPSNTTEMENLGKLFSEWRHAINLESRSSGRPPLLLSAAVYYAHSFVVYGEHRSYPSASIAQNLDWVNVMCFDYHGSWDTSATGAHAALYDSSSNISTSYGISSWVESGIPPEKVVMGMPLYGKSWVLKSQNQTGIGAPAVAAGPKQNLSDESGIMFYSEITDFIRDTHATEVFDTESVSTYCYVGELWVGYDNQDSVAAKVKFAKQKGLLGYFFWAISQDSNWMLSTTASLSWNN; translated from the exons ATGAAGAACTCACAGTACATGCGAATTGTATTTTTGGCACTATGTTTATTCTACTGTTCAGCAGAG GCTGCGTATTGGCCGTCTTACACGGTCTCATTCATGCCGCCCGCCTCCATCAACGCAGCGCTCTACTCTCACATCCTTTACGCCTTTGCAGACATGAACGAACAGACATTCCAGGTGGAGGAGCAGGACCTGATGGGTGAATTCACCACAACAGTGCAACAGAAGAACCCATGCGTAAAGACGCTCATCTCCATCGGAGGCGGGGGATCCAACTCCACTGCCTTTGCTCTCATGGCAACCAATCCCATCCGGCGTGCAGTCTTCATAAAATCAGCCATCGCCCTCGCCAGACGCCACGCCTTTCACGGTCTCGACCTCGATTGGGAGTTTCCCAGCAACACTACGGAAATGGAGAATTTGGGCAAATTGTTCTCCGAGTGGAGACACGCCATAAATTTAGAGAGCAGATCGTCGGGCCGCCCTCCGCTTCTCCTGAGCGCAGCAGTGTATTATGCGCACAGCTTTGTCGTATACGGCGAGCACAGAAGCTACCCGTCGGCCTCCATTGCCCAAAACCTCGACTGGGTAAACGTGATGTGCTTCGACTATCACGGCTCATGGGACACTTCCGCCACGGGAGCCCACGCAGCGCTGTATGACAGCAGCTCCAACATTTCCACCAGTTATGGGATTTCATCTTGGGTCGAGTCCGGAATACCGCCCGAGAAAGTTGTAATGGGGATGCCGCTTTACGGGAAATCGTGGGTGCTCAAGTCGCAAAACCAGACGGGCATAGGAGCTCCCGCTGTAGCGGCTGGTCCCAAGCAAAATCTCAGCGACGAAAGCGGTATTATGTTTTACTCGGAGATCACAGACTTCATACGGGACACCCATGCGACCGAGGTGTTCGATACGGAAAGTGTCTCAACTTACTGCTACGTTGGAGAGTTATGGGTGGGTTATGATAACCAGGACTCCGTGGCTGCCAAGGTTAAATTCGCTAAGCAGAAGGGCCTTTTGGGATACTTTTTCTGGGCCATTAGCCAAGACAGTAACTGGATGTTGTCCACCACAG CGTCTCTGTCGTGGAACAATTGA